The proteins below are encoded in one region of Halocatena salina:
- a CDS encoding isopentenyl phosphate kinase: MTVVLKLGGSVITDKDTPETVDRAALDAASSTIAAYGDTDLVIVHGGGSFGHHHAAAHGVSRTAGTHDDTAVRDVHRAMKRLNEQVVDALAAVDVPAIPVHPLSVAHRSMEDELRLPSQQVRTLLTEGFVPVLHGDVIGHEAMGATILSGDELVCALAEALSADRVGLCSAVPGVLDGEDVIPEINDFEDVAHVLGASESTDVTGGMAGKVRALLDLETPAFVFDRGGLEPFLMGRQPGTRIG, encoded by the coding sequence GTGACTGTCGTGTTGAAACTCGGTGGCAGCGTCATCACGGACAAGGATACACCCGAGACCGTCGATCGAGCGGCACTCGACGCAGCCAGTTCCACGATCGCCGCATACGGCGACACCGATCTCGTGATCGTTCACGGCGGCGGGAGTTTCGGCCACCACCACGCCGCCGCTCACGGCGTCAGTCGAACGGCTGGCACCCACGACGATACTGCCGTTCGAGACGTTCACCGAGCGATGAAGCGGCTCAACGAACAGGTTGTCGACGCGCTGGCCGCTGTGGATGTGCCTGCGATTCCAGTACATCCGCTCTCGGTCGCCCATCGATCGATGGAGGATGAGCTACGGCTCCCATCCCAACAGGTGCGAACGTTGCTTACTGAAGGGTTCGTTCCCGTGTTACATGGCGACGTGATCGGCCACGAGGCGATGGGGGCAACCATCCTCAGTGGGGACGAGTTGGTCTGTGCGCTCGCTGAGGCGTTGTCAGCCGACCGAGTCGGGCTGTGTTCGGCGGTGCCCGGCGTGCTCGACGGTGAGGACGTGATCCCCGAGATCAACGACTTCGAGGACGTGGCCCACGTGCTCGGAGCGAGTGAATCGACCGACGTCACCGGCGGGATGGCCGGAAAAGTGCGGGCGCTACTCGATCTCGAAACGCCCGCGTTCGTCTTCGACCGCGGTGGTCTCGAACCGTTCTTGATGGGAAGGCAGCCGGGAACACGGATCGGATAG